A single window of Hippocampus zosterae strain Florida chromosome 15, ASM2543408v3, whole genome shotgun sequence DNA harbors:
- the LOC127616896 gene encoding WD repeat-containing protein 48 isoform X1 — MATHHRQNAAGRRKVQVSYVIRDEVEKYNRNGVNALQLDPALNRLFTAGRDSIIRIWSVYQHKQDPYIASMEHHTDWVNDIVLCCNGKTLISASSDTTVKVWNAHKGFCMSTLRTHKDYVKALAYAKDKELVASAGLDRQIFLWDVNTLTALTASNNTVTTSSLSGNKDSIYSLAMNQMGTVIVSGSTEKVLRVWDPRTCAKLMKLKGHTDNVKSLLLNRDGTQCLSGSSDGTIRLWSLGQQRCIATYRVHDEGVWALQVNEAFTHVYSGGRDKKIYCTDLRNPDIRVLICEEKAPVLKMELDRSADPPPAIWVSTTKSSVNKWSLKGMHNFRSSGEYDNDCSTPLTPLCTQPEQVIKGGASIIQCHILNDKRHILTKDTNNNVAFWDVLKACKGEDLGKVEFDEEIKKRFKMVYVPNWFSVDLKTGMLTITLDESDCFAAWVSAKDAGFSSSDGSDPKLNLGGLLLQALLEFWPRTRINSVDEEENEVNHVNGEQESRIQKGNGYFQVPPHTPVIFGEAGGRTLFRLLCRDSGGETESMLLNETVPQWVIDITVDKNMPKFNKIPFYLQPHSSSGAKTLKKDRLSASDMLQVRKVMEHVYEKIINLDNESQTTSSSANDKPGEQEKEEDMAMLAEEKIELMCQDQVLDPNMDLRTVKHFIWKSGGDLTLHYRQKST; from the exons ATGGCCACACATCACAGGCAAAATGCTGCTGGGCGGAGAAAAGTACAG GTATCTTACGTCATTAGAGATGAGGTGGAGAAATACAACAGAAATGGGGTGAATGCTCTCCAACTCGACCCTGCGCTAAATCGGCTCTTCACAGCTGGAAGAGACTCAATCATCCGGATATGGAGTGTGTACCAGCATAAG CAGGACCCGTATATTGCTTCGATGGAGCATCATACAGACTGGGTCAATGACATAGTTCTTTGTTGCAATGGGAAAACAT TGATATCTGCTTCCTCGGATACTACTGTCAAAGTATGGAATGCACATAAAGGGTTCTGTATGTCAACGTTACGAACACACAAGGACTATGTGAAAGCCCTAGCCTATGCTAAGGACAAGGAGTTGGTGGCATCTGCAGGGCTTGACCGGCAGATTTTTCTCTGGGATGTCAATACTCTTACAGCGCTCACTGCTTCCAACAACACTGTAACAA CTTCATCCCTCAGTGGGAACAAGGATTCCATCTACAGTCTGGCCATGAACCAGATGGGTACGGTGATAGTGTCTGGATCCACAGAAAAG GTGCTGAGAGTGTGGGATCCACGAACATGTGCAAAACTGATGAAGCTGAAAGGCCACACGGATAACGTAAAGTCGCTGCTTTTGAATCGAGATGGTACTCAA TGTCTGTCAGGCAGTTCGGATGGAACAATCCGTCTGTGGTCCCTCGGTCAACAGCGATGCATTGCCACGTACCGTGTGCACGATGAAGGCGTCTGGGCCCTGCAGGTCAACGAGGCTTTCACGCACGTCTATTCTGGCGGTCGAGACAAGAAGATTTATTGCACGGACCTGCGCAACCCAGACATCCGTGTTCTCATCTGTGAAGAGAAAGCCCCAGTGCTGAAA ATGGAACTGGACAGATCTGCTGACCCACCTCCTGCCATCTGGGTCTCCACCACCAAGTCATCTGTTAATAAATGG TCTCTCAAGGGAATGCACAACTTCAGATCATCAGGAGAATACGATAATGACTGCAGCACGCCTCTAACACCACTGTGCACGCAGCCAGAACAAGTCATCAAGG GAGGGGCAAGCATTATCCAGTGTCACATTCTGAATGACAAGAGGCACATACTTACCAAAGATACCAACAACAACGTGGCTTTCTGGGATGTCCTAAag GCTTGCAAAGGTGAAGACCTGGGCAAAGTGGAGTTTGACGAGGAGATTAAAAAGCGCTTCAAGATGGTCTATGTGCCAAACTGGTTCTCAGTTGATTTGAAAACTGGG ATGCTCACCATCACACTGGATGAGAGCGACTGCTTCGCCGCCTGGGTGTCTGCAAAGGATGCCGGTTTCTCCAGCTCCGACGGATCCGACCCAAAAT TAAACTTGGGCGGACTGCTGCTTCAGGCTCTGCTGGAGTTCTGGCCCAGAACTCGCATCAATTCTGTGGACGAGGAAGAGAATGAAGTCAACCACG TGAATGGAGAGCAGGAGTCCCGTATCCAGAAAGGAAACGGATACTTCCAGGTGCCGCCACATACACCGGTTATCTTCGGGGAAGCAGGTGGCAGAACGCTTTTCAG GTTGCTTTGTCGAGATTCAGGCGGAGAGACCGAGTCCATGTTGCTGAACGAGACCGTTCCTCAATGGGTCATTGATATAACTGTAGAT AAAAATATGCCCAAGTTCAACAAAATTCCATTCTACCTCCAGCCTCATTCATCCTCCGGTGCAAAAACTCTGAAGAA GGACCGTCTGTCGGCCAGTGACATGCTGCAGGTGAGGAAGGTGATGGAGCACGTCTACGAGAAGATAATCAACCTGGACAACGAGTCTCAGACCACCAGTTCCTCTGCCAACGACAAGCCCGGGgagcaggaaaaggaggaggacatGGCCATGCTGGCTGAGGAGAAGATAGAACTCATGTGTCAAGACCAG GTTCTGGATCCCAACATGGACCTGCGAAcagttaaacattttatttggaaaagtgGTGGGGACTTGACACTTCACTATAGGCAGAAGTCCACGTGA
- the LOC127616896 gene encoding WD repeat-containing protein 48 isoform X2 yields MATHHRQNAAGRRKVQVSYVIRDEVEKYNRNGVNALQLDPALNRLFTAGRDSIIRIWSVYQHKDPYIASMEHHTDWVNDIVLCCNGKTLISASSDTTVKVWNAHKGFCMSTLRTHKDYVKALAYAKDKELVASAGLDRQIFLWDVNTLTALTASNNTVTTSSLSGNKDSIYSLAMNQMGTVIVSGSTEKVLRVWDPRTCAKLMKLKGHTDNVKSLLLNRDGTQCLSGSSDGTIRLWSLGQQRCIATYRVHDEGVWALQVNEAFTHVYSGGRDKKIYCTDLRNPDIRVLICEEKAPVLKMELDRSADPPPAIWVSTTKSSVNKWSLKGMHNFRSSGEYDNDCSTPLTPLCTQPEQVIKGGASIIQCHILNDKRHILTKDTNNNVAFWDVLKACKGEDLGKVEFDEEIKKRFKMVYVPNWFSVDLKTGMLTITLDESDCFAAWVSAKDAGFSSSDGSDPKLNLGGLLLQALLEFWPRTRINSVDEEENEVNHVNGEQESRIQKGNGYFQVPPHTPVIFGEAGGRTLFRLLCRDSGGETESMLLNETVPQWVIDITVDKNMPKFNKIPFYLQPHSSSGAKTLKKDRLSASDMLQVRKVMEHVYEKIINLDNESQTTSSSANDKPGEQEKEEDMAMLAEEKIELMCQDQVLDPNMDLRTVKHFIWKSGGDLTLHYRQKST; encoded by the exons ATGGCCACACATCACAGGCAAAATGCTGCTGGGCGGAGAAAAGTACAG GTATCTTACGTCATTAGAGATGAGGTGGAGAAATACAACAGAAATGGGGTGAATGCTCTCCAACTCGACCCTGCGCTAAATCGGCTCTTCACAGCTGGAAGAGACTCAATCATCCGGATATGGAGTGTGTACCAGCATAAG GACCCGTATATTGCTTCGATGGAGCATCATACAGACTGGGTCAATGACATAGTTCTTTGTTGCAATGGGAAAACAT TGATATCTGCTTCCTCGGATACTACTGTCAAAGTATGGAATGCACATAAAGGGTTCTGTATGTCAACGTTACGAACACACAAGGACTATGTGAAAGCCCTAGCCTATGCTAAGGACAAGGAGTTGGTGGCATCTGCAGGGCTTGACCGGCAGATTTTTCTCTGGGATGTCAATACTCTTACAGCGCTCACTGCTTCCAACAACACTGTAACAA CTTCATCCCTCAGTGGGAACAAGGATTCCATCTACAGTCTGGCCATGAACCAGATGGGTACGGTGATAGTGTCTGGATCCACAGAAAAG GTGCTGAGAGTGTGGGATCCACGAACATGTGCAAAACTGATGAAGCTGAAAGGCCACACGGATAACGTAAAGTCGCTGCTTTTGAATCGAGATGGTACTCAA TGTCTGTCAGGCAGTTCGGATGGAACAATCCGTCTGTGGTCCCTCGGTCAACAGCGATGCATTGCCACGTACCGTGTGCACGATGAAGGCGTCTGGGCCCTGCAGGTCAACGAGGCTTTCACGCACGTCTATTCTGGCGGTCGAGACAAGAAGATTTATTGCACGGACCTGCGCAACCCAGACATCCGTGTTCTCATCTGTGAAGAGAAAGCCCCAGTGCTGAAA ATGGAACTGGACAGATCTGCTGACCCACCTCCTGCCATCTGGGTCTCCACCACCAAGTCATCTGTTAATAAATGG TCTCTCAAGGGAATGCACAACTTCAGATCATCAGGAGAATACGATAATGACTGCAGCACGCCTCTAACACCACTGTGCACGCAGCCAGAACAAGTCATCAAGG GAGGGGCAAGCATTATCCAGTGTCACATTCTGAATGACAAGAGGCACATACTTACCAAAGATACCAACAACAACGTGGCTTTCTGGGATGTCCTAAag GCTTGCAAAGGTGAAGACCTGGGCAAAGTGGAGTTTGACGAGGAGATTAAAAAGCGCTTCAAGATGGTCTATGTGCCAAACTGGTTCTCAGTTGATTTGAAAACTGGG ATGCTCACCATCACACTGGATGAGAGCGACTGCTTCGCCGCCTGGGTGTCTGCAAAGGATGCCGGTTTCTCCAGCTCCGACGGATCCGACCCAAAAT TAAACTTGGGCGGACTGCTGCTTCAGGCTCTGCTGGAGTTCTGGCCCAGAACTCGCATCAATTCTGTGGACGAGGAAGAGAATGAAGTCAACCACG TGAATGGAGAGCAGGAGTCCCGTATCCAGAAAGGAAACGGATACTTCCAGGTGCCGCCACATACACCGGTTATCTTCGGGGAAGCAGGTGGCAGAACGCTTTTCAG GTTGCTTTGTCGAGATTCAGGCGGAGAGACCGAGTCCATGTTGCTGAACGAGACCGTTCCTCAATGGGTCATTGATATAACTGTAGAT AAAAATATGCCCAAGTTCAACAAAATTCCATTCTACCTCCAGCCTCATTCATCCTCCGGTGCAAAAACTCTGAAGAA GGACCGTCTGTCGGCCAGTGACATGCTGCAGGTGAGGAAGGTGATGGAGCACGTCTACGAGAAGATAATCAACCTGGACAACGAGTCTCAGACCACCAGTTCCTCTGCCAACGACAAGCCCGGGgagcaggaaaaggaggaggacatGGCCATGCTGGCTGAGGAGAAGATAGAACTCATGTGTCAAGACCAG GTTCTGGATCCCAACATGGACCTGCGAAcagttaaacattttatttggaaaagtgGTGGGGACTTGACACTTCACTATAGGCAGAAGTCCACGTGA